The following proteins come from a genomic window of Melospiza georgiana isolate bMelGeo1 chromosome 3, bMelGeo1.pri, whole genome shotgun sequence:
- the LOC131081630 gene encoding interferon-induced very large GTPase 1-like produces MALQEDTQEEDSKAQLLAEAFEKEGLDAGYWLPKVTQILGIKRREALQHLEYKDYLRLECEVQHPWEKKALQKLLNITDDKTAAKDLQEQCVEKTKQRQNMAKQALKDLTEMLNSCSHSQDALREKAENLWQAMEIPKEFWPSPEKPLADMLESIQKQLEQQELSAGRRESIPDTEVLRWASCGLALQGIYRTSRPEDVLAKREQLLRVPEGFQLSGPDQGSQFVRKEFSSSAAECNFTKSMEQLGFSMSISAKSSFWGITLGGCVDQSSSSQTQDTHQSHSEQSYFCTTKYQYIPLASCYFQRHQLRLSDVALRELQDMEQLLSFSWEEDNPTLVKMCESFFSRFGSHINQGPLHFGGIFWWKASAEGFRAEQREEVKRQTSEALNIFVRKSYGDFLESAAGALDVSKSSSKVFILKRARESSHPVIQLYVVNTGGPADTSSLPQWKMGLVSDNTTWCVIDRGIELIPVWDVILCNHCGDFKSAGQMSRALRAGYKALTNQSIGTVFGEELGSAVQEARDFMGTVKAWEVTKVDERKLLMLMELKDDLSAKTRNPSVWINVCLSDKALQDFLANTVRSCQESPPENTTSVKAMLRSLLNPNIYSVKDFPEASFIMQWVFQTQHPLPRSPKVSELQELIKTLQQMQEHIHAVTYAPGSSASDVHEAKIEATLTSSLAIYSLLQSLQEQAQKDMELLVLLIVTSIGYQVESSTFQHLLGHPETQYMAKEMEAAHAEYVNLKEQDADRAEASLLLTGLTVTPESQKLSPEQKRERLVFMEDHMKGLWSPRIKNLLQKHSGEIDWERLEQDLDSLISGGLDEKWDEQRMQNKQRDLEDSFPIPEAPSQSQANSESSESKENEGNANQEFLQLLKRLGLESHYPRKMGMGDFRTICKTSLLDSQPSQDKELPLYFLQKLLTMDYQVRYLTCWERSNPGLASMPQTTEKEQQQSDTFQQFFDDLVEAAPEHASIDGHVHPMDLQMAIFHCADDFLRQSLATNLAFCQLALPLLVPNPSTSRIEFPLYALSQIQRSWREADKSGKEAQTKSYNNKLIFQAQTPIVSFIRIGTSASSSKSQILNALLSKRKHDTFFHRHCRGSTRECLLMEGLVEIAWYCPGGSPDDTFECCVAFCNLHGDARDHGAQLQFLQEISAVNVALVSDWEHMDNRGKKLLEDLWQSQRPLVCLLTDKENVAAGQANKNITIGIKNRNEAEMMDQLTKTIGDLLEGSNPCFSLEACVDKARQHGFIVDADRDVCVTAKAKAKELVELLKKEKLSEIKSKLLPLQGKLWHQWCQKDKELTRLQEKKDKSIEHHRSQIEYEKSELRRKQLDQAFPLNTLMKSFLGFLQAQPVDIKKYFLQWMKVFMDDLSCGRLEELRRDYHKLWSEILSRKQGKKKPSGNDELLSQFNALSDKINDSSVGLEHLLREVGQIYEALEFTNCKKDNFVKLAEIAADLMVSGYPVELLDGDASYLPLHWVGAIFDSLIERLGDKRVFVLSVLGIQSTGKSTLRNAMFGLQFNVSAGRCTRGAFMQLIPVGEELQQDLGFDFVLVVDTEGLRAIEISNKQSENHDNELATFVIVVGNLTVINIFGENPSEMQDVLQIAVQAFLRMKQVNLSPSCLFVHQNVGEAIAKEQNMEGQRRLQEKLDEMTVVAAQQEFCDVSSFSDVIGFDVNTHIHYFAHLWEGNPPMAPPNPKYSQNVQQLKSKILQAAKKQSQHSILRFSSLKDRMGDLWNALLNENFVSSFKNSLEIAVYRRLETAFSQWTWRLRSHILDVQMKLYNKIPNGDLQNVTREHLEGLVQEISDAIEKEVEKYFREDKDRETLVQWKSSTEMKLKELKETLLNETKKKCENLIELQKEQKKLDARKLVYEDELLRRSRELAVTLKGKTLSESELEDNFTLVWNQWIAEASRAACPLEQVDIDAEIEDVLVEHFKDSRIQERIRLFARGRGFSFDPEKHIMKKGILGAATPAQRSISNADLFNFQHITDNIILCVKANIAKKEEEKRDYSRNFIHEILNEVQKGVDSVHSNATCTFNRDFSMDLSLYLCRMAAERFKAMHLAFLKANDPVMYLSSKREDFFPCFMISCQGVTSVTTFAVFLCRKIEPALSRAVYDRTAKAIAEDMQKFPDFQGSRANLEVCILRFLAEPENFQYFKLYLNFPNEFFQCYIEIQVRRHCLDGSKRLRMFLNSSLDVLYENIISAVSSSTQAVKDRKDREGKVSLWLDEFCRELTEVINLPRSDLKGIEHLEVTDIEFLSSAVAEALNDLRKRLMKEFPKADMSSFPRQPHTILAEHFSGCWAQCPFCGAVCTNTMPNHDGDHQVVFHRPQALKGWRWDETDQLVIDICSSLVASNCTFILHDNDKFPYKRYRDAGPPYSTWNILPDSSMQAYWKWFVSHFRTQLEALYNRKFHGKGEIPEAWERITKQEALSELEKR; encoded by the coding sequence ATGGCTTTGCAGGAGGACACACAGGAGGAGGATTCAAaggcccagctcctggcagaggcATTTGAGAAGGAAGGACTGGATGCTGGATACTGGCTGCCCAAAGTGACCCAGATCCTGGGAATCAAGCGTAGAGAAGCCCTACAACATCTGGAATATAAAGATTACCTCAGGCTGGAGTGTGAGGTACAGCACCCCTGGGAGAAAAAGGCACTCCAGAAACTCCTGAACATAACAGATGACAAAACAGCCGCTAAAGATCTGCAGGAACAGTGCGTGGAGAAGACAAAGCAGAGACAAAATATGGCCAAACAAGCTCTGAAGGATCTGACAGAAATGCTcaacagctgcagccacagccaggatGCTCTGAGGGAGAAAGCAGAGAATCTGTGGCAAGCCATGGAGATTCCCAAAGAGTTCTGGCCATCACCAGAGAAACCCTTGGCAGATATGCTGGAGAGCATCcagaagcagctggagcagcaggagctgtcagcaggcaggagggagagcaTCCCTGACACAGAGGTGCTGAGGTGGGCATCATGTGGactggccctgcagggcatcTACAGAACCAGCAGACCTGAAGATGTGCTTGCAAAGcgagagcagctcctcagggttCCTGAGGGATTCCAGCTCTCTGGTCCGGACCAAGGATCTCAGTTTGTGAGGAAGGAgttctcctcctctgcagcagaaTGCAATTTCACCAAGTCCATGGAGCAGCTGGGGTTCAGCATGAGCATTTCTGCCAAATCCTCATTCTGGGGGATTACTCTGGGAGGGTGTGTAGATCAGAGCAGCTCCTCGCAGACACAGGACACCCACCAGTCCCACTCTGAGCAGAGCTACTTTTGCACCACCAAGTACCAGTACATCCCTCTGGCCTCCTGCTACTTCCAAAGGCATCAGCTTCGCCTCTCCGATGTGGCTCTGCGGGAGCTGCAAGACATGGAGCAGCTTTTGAGCTTCAGCTGGGAAGAAGACAACCCCACCTTGGTGAAGATGTGTGAGAGCTTCTTCAGCAGGTTTGGGTCCCACATAAACCAGGGTCCCCTCCACTTTGGGGGCATATTCTGGTGGAAGGCTTCTGCAGAAGGATTCCGAGCCGAGCAGCGGGAAGAGGTGAAGCGACAAACGTCTGAAGCACTGAACATCTTTGTCAGGAAGAGCTATGGTGACTTCCTGGAAAGTGCTGCAGGGGCCCTGGATGTTTCCAAATCCAGCTCAAAGGTTTTCATCCTAAAGCGAGCCAGAGAGAGTTCTCATCCAGTGATTCAGCTCTATGTGGTCAACACAGGGGGCCCAGCAGACACATCTTCCCTTCCTCAGTGGAAAATGGGGCTCGTGTCTGATAACACAACGTGGTGCGTTATCGACCGTGGCATTGAGCTGATCCCAGTGTGGGATGTCATCCTGTGCAATCACTGTGGGGATTTTAAGTCTGCTGGTCAGATGAGCAGAGCCCTCAGGGCTGGGTACAAAGCACTGACAAATCAGAGCATCGGCACTGTTTTTGGAGAGGAACTGGGCAGTGCAGTGCAAGAGGCCAGAGATTTCATGGGGACTGTGAAGGCCTGGGAGGTGACGAAAGTGGATGAAAGGAAGCTGCTCATGCTGATGGAGCTAAAAGATGATCTGAGTGCAAAAACCAGGAACCCCAGTGTGTGGATCAACGTGTGCCTGTCAGACAAAGCCCTGCAGGACTTCCTGGCGAACACGGTGCGGAGCTGCCAGGAGTCACCTCCAGAAAACACCACCTCTGTTAAGGCAATGTTGAGGAGCCTCCTGAATCCTAATATCTACTCTGTCAAGGACTTCCCTGAGGCTTCCTTCATTATGCAATGGGTCTTCCAGACTCAGCACCCACTTCCCAGATCTCCCAAAGTCTCTGAGCTTCAAGAGCTCATCAAAACACTGCAGCAAATGCAGGAGCACATCCATGCTGTCACCTACGCACCAGGAAGCTCTGCTTCTGATGTTCATGAAGCAAAGATAGAAGCTACCCTGACCAGCAGCCTGGCCATTTATTCCTTACTCCAGTCTCTCCAGGAACAGGCTcagaaggacatggagctgttggTGCTCTTGATTGTGACCAGCATAGGATACCAGGTGGAAAGCAGCACTTTTCAGCACCTCCTTGGACACCCAGAAACTCAGTACATGGCCAAGGAAATGGAAGCGGCACATGCGGAGTACGTGAACCTGAAGGAGCAAGATGCCGACAGAGCTGAGGCCTCCCTCCTGCTGACGGGTCTGACTGTGACACCCGAAAGTCAAAAGCTGTCCCCTGAGCAGAAGAGGGAGCGTTTGGTTTTCATGGAAGATCACATGAAAGGCTTGTGGTCCCCACGGATAAAGAATCTTCTCCAAAAGCACAGTGGAGAAATagactgggagaggctggaACAGGACTTGGACTCTTTGATCAGTGGGGGCTTGGATGAAAAATGGGATGAACAGAGGATGCAGAACAAACAGAGAGACCTGGAAGACTCTTTTCCAATACCTGAGGCCCCCAGTCAGTCCCAGGCCAATTCAGAGAGCAGTGAATCCAAAGAAAATGAAGGCAATGCCAACCAGGAGTTCCTCCAGTTGCTCAAGCGCCTTGGACTGGAAAGTCACTATCCAAGGAAAATGGGGATGGGAGATTTCCGAACCATCTGCAAGACATCTCTGCTggacagccagcccagccaggacaaGGAACTGCCACTATACTTCTTGCAAAAGCTGTTAACCATGGATTACCAGGTGAGGTACCTGACTTGCTGGGAAAGGAGCAACCCAGGCCTTGCATCCATGCCACAAAccacagaaaaagaacaacaacaatCAGACACCTTTCAACAGTTTTTTGATGATCTGGTGGAAGCAGCCCCTGAACATGCAAGTATAGATGGCCACGTGCACCCCATGGACCTGCAGATGGCCATTTTCCATTGTGCTGATGACTTCCTGAGACAGTCCCTTGCAACCAACCTGGCATTCTGCCAACTGGCACTGCCTCTGCTGGTGCCCAACCCGAGCACTTCACGCATCGAGTTCCCGCTCTACGCCCTCAGCCAAATCcaaaggagctggagagaggCAGACAAGTCAGGAAAGGAGGCCCAAACAAAGAGTTACAACAACAAACTCATCTTTCAGGCACAAACACCCATCGTGTCCTTCATCCGCATTGGcacctcagcctcctcttccaAGTCCCAAATCCTCAACGCTCTGCTCAGCAAACGCAAACACGACACTTTCTTCCACCGccactgcagaggcagcaccagAGAGTGTTTGCTGATGGAAGGGCTGGTGGAGATCGCCTGGTACTGCCCTGGTGGAAGCCCCGATGACACCTTTGAGTGCTGCGTGGCTTTCTGTAACCTGCATGGAGATGCCAGGGATCACGGAGCacagctgcagttcctgcaggAGATATCTGCTGTCAACGTGGCTCTTGTGTCTGACTGGGAGCACATGGACAACAGGGGGAAAAAGCTTCTGGAGGACCTGTGGCAGTCACAAAGGCCTTTGGTTTGTCTTCTCACAGATAAAGAGAACGTTGCAGCTggacaagcaaacaaaaacataaCAATAGGGATCAAGAACAGAAATGAAGCGGAAATGATGGACCAACTGACCAAGACAATTGGGGATCTCCTGGAAGGTTCTAATCCATGTTTCAGCCTGGAGGCCTGCGTGGACAAAGCTCGCCAGCACGGATTCATAGTGGATGCAGATCGAGATGTGTGCGTGACAGCCAAAGCAAAGGCAAAGGAGCTGGTGGAGCTTCTGAAGAAAGAGAAGCTGTCTGAGATCAAATCCAAACTGCTGCCACTTCAAGGAAAACTGTGGCACCAGTGGTGCCAAAAGGACAAAGAACTCACTCGCTTGCAGGAGAAGAAGGACAAGAGCATTGAGCATCATCGGAGCCAAATTGAATATGAGAAGTCAGAACTAAGAAGAAAGCAACTTGATCAAGCTTTCCCTCTCAACACACTGATGAAATCATTCCTTGGctttctccaggctcagccagTGGATATCaagaaatatttcctgcagTGGATGAAGGTCTTTATGGATGACCTGTCTTGTGGTCGCCTTGAAGAACTGAGGAGGGACTATCACAAGTTATGGTCTGAAATCCTGTCAAGAAAGCAAGGTAAGAAAAAACCCAGTGGCAATGATGAATTGCTGAGTCAATTCAATGCCCTCTCTGATAAAATCAATGACTCATCCGTTGGTTTGGAGCACCTTCTGAGGGAGGTAGGGCAGATTTATGAAGCTCTGGAATTTACAAACTGCAAGAAAGACAATTTTGTCAAGCTGGCGGAAATTGCAGCAGACCTTATGGTTTCAGGGTATCCTGTGGAGCTCTTGGATGGGGACGCTTCTTACCTGCCCTTGCACTGGGTGGGAGCAATCTTTGACAGCTTAATTGAGAGGCTGGGGGACAAACGAGTGTTTGTGCTCTCCGTGCTCGGCATCCAGAGCACAGGCAAGTCCACCCTGCGGAATGCCATGTTTGGTCTGCAGTTCAACGTCAGCGCAGGGAGATGCACCCGCGGAGCCTTCATGCAGCTCATCCCAGTGGGCGAGGAGCTGCAGCAAGACTTGGGCTTTGATTTTGTGCTGGTGGTTGACACAGAGGGACTTCGTGCCATTGAGATCTCCAATAAACAGTCCGAGAACCATGACAATGAGCTGGCCACCTTCGTCATTGTTGTTGGCAACTTGACTGTGATCAATATCTTTGGAGAAAATCCATCAGAAATGCAGGATGTTCTCCAGATTGCTGTGCAGGCTTTCCTGAGGATGAAGCAAGTCAATCTTTCCCCAAGCTGCCTCTTTGTCCACCAAAACGTGGGAGAAGCAATTGCCAAGGAGCAGAACATGGAAGGACAAAGGCGtttgcaggaaaagctggatGAAATGACTGTGGTCGCTGCTCAGCAGGAATTCTGCGATGTCTCCTCCTTCAGTGATGTCATTGGCTTTGATGTGAACACCCACATTCACTACTTTGCTCACCTGTGGGAAGGAAACCCCCCAATGGCACCACCCAATCCCAAATACAGCCAGAATGTCCAGCAACTCAAGAGCAAAATCCTCCAGGCTGCCAAGAAGCAGTCGCAGCACAGCATTTTGAGGTTCTCAAGCCTGAAAGATCGTATGGGTGACCTCTGGAATGCTTTGCTGAATGAAAACTTTGTTTCCAGCTTCAAGAATTCTCTGGAGATTGCTGTGTACAGGAGACTGGAAACTGCCTTTAGTCAGTGGACCTGGAGGCTGAGGAGTCACATCTTAGATGTACAGATGAAACTATACAACAAAATTCCGAATGGGGACTTGCAGAATGTCACCAGAGAACACCTTGAAGGGCTGGTGCAAGAGATAAGTGATGCCATTGAGAAAGAAGTGGAAAAGTATTTCAGGGAAGACAAAGACCGTGAGACATTGGTCCAGTGGAAATCAAGCACAGAGATGAAGCTGAAAGAACTGAAAGAGACTCTtcttaatgaaacaaaaaagaaatgtgagaaTCTTATTGAGCTAcagaaggagcagaagaaaCTGGATGCAAGGAAGTTGGTCTATGAAGATGAGCTCCTGAGAAGGAGTCGGGAGCTGGCTGTGACTCTGAAAGGGAAGACCCTCAGTGAGAGCGAACTGGAGGACAACTTTACTCTTGTCTGGAACCAGTGGATTGCCGAAGCCTCCCGTGCTGCTTGTCCTCTGGAACAGGTGGATATTGATGCAGAAATTGAAGATGTCCTTGTAGAGCACTTTAAGGACTCACGTATCCAGGAACGGATCAGGTTATTTGCCAGAGGTAGAGGGTTTTCTTTTGATCCAGAAAAACACATCATGAAGAAAGGGATTTTAGGTGCTGCTACCCCAGCTCAAAGGAGCATTTCCAATGCTGATTTGTTCAACTTTCAGCATATCACGGACAACATCATATTGTGTGTGAAGGCCAACATTGCtaagaaggaagaggagaaacgTGATTACAGTCGAAATTTTATTCATGAAATACTCAATGAAGTACAGAAAGGTGTCGACTCTGTCCACAGCAATGCAACCTGTACATTTAACAGAGATTTTAGCATGGATTTGTCTCTCTATCTGTGCAGAATGGCAGCAGAAAGGTTTAAAGCCATGCACCTAGCATTCCTAAAGGCAAATGACCCAGTTATGTACCTGAGCAGCAAGAGAGAAGATTTCTTCCCTTGTTTCATGATCTCGTGCCAAGGAGTCACTTCTGTCACAacttttgctgttttcctttgtcGCAAGATTGAACCAGCTCTTAGCCGGGCAGTCTATGACAGGACAGCTAAAGCCATTGCTGAGGACATGCAGAAATTCCCAGAtttccagggcagcagagccaatCTGGAAGTTTGCATCCTGAGATTCCTGGCAGAGCCAgaaaattttcagtatttcaagCTGTACCTTAATTTTCCAAACGAATTTTTTCAGTGTTACATTGAGATACAAGTTAGGAGGCACTGTTTAGATGGGAGTAAGAGACTGAGGATGTTTTTAAATTCCTCCCTTGATGTTCTCTATGAAAACATCATTTCAGCTGTTTCTTCATCAACTCAAGCTGTCAAAGAtagaaaagacagagaaggcaAAGTCTCTCTTTGGCTGGATGAATTTTGCAGGGAACTGACAGAGGTGATCAACTTGCCCAGAAGTGACCTGAAGGGCATTGAGCACCTGGAGGTCACAGACATTGAGTTCCTGAGCAGTGCCGTGGCAGAAGCTCTGAATGACCTGAGGAAGAGGCTCATGAAAGAATTTCCTAAGGCTGACATGAGCTCGTTTCCAAGGCAGCCTCACACCATCCTGGCAGAGCATTTTTCAGGATGCTGGGCACAGTGTCCCTTTTGTGGGGCTGTCTGCACAAACACCATGCCGAATCATGATGGAGACCATCAGGTGGTCTTCCATCGCCCACAAGCTTTGAAGGGATGGAGGTGGGACGAGACAGACCAGCTGGTCATTGATATTTGTTCCAGCCTTGTTGCAAGTAACTGCACGTTCATACTTCATGACAATGATAAGTTCCCCTACAAGAGATACCGGGATGCAGGACCTCCTTATTCCACTTGGAATATTCTTCCTGATTCATCCATGCAGGCGTACTGGAAATGGTTTGTGTCTCAtttcaggacacagctggaaGCTTTGTACAATCGGAAATTTCATGGCAAAGGAGAAATCCCCGAGGCGTGGGAGAGAATTACCAAGCAGGAAGCACTGTCTGAGCTGGAGAAGCGTTAG